The window ACAGGTGATGGAGCAGGTCGGGCACGGGGACGCCCAGATCCATGCTGAAATTGCGGCGGTCGGCGCAGACCCCGGCGCAGAGACGCCAGCCGGGGTAATCCTGGATATGGTTAAACAGCACCGGCCGCCCGTCCAGCGCGTGGGCGACGTTGGCTGCCTCGTAAGTCGTATGGACGGGGGTGTCGATGACGATCAGATCGCCGCGCTGGGCGGCCATGTCGATGAAGCGGCGAAAACTCATGTCTCTCTTTCCTCTCGCACGAACCATTATAGCCCAGTGCGCGGGTGGGGGCGATTGGAACGATTCTTATTGACACAGAGAACACAGAGAAGTCACAGAGATAGGAGTCAGGCTCCTCTGTGTTCTCTATGACTTCTCCGTGGTCTCTGTGTCGGCTTTTGACAACTGAAGAGGTGTATGGGTTTCTCTTTTGCGGGAACCATTATAATAAAGCGACAAATGAATTATCTGGAACGAGTAGAGAGGTGGGCATGAACGATCGGGCAATCGCGCGCTGGGGCATCTTGATCCTGTTACTCTCATCACTGGCCTGCAATGCTTTTGCCGGCCGCGTCGATACGTTGCCGCCGCCGCCGGCCAACCCGACGCCGACCGCGACCAGCGCCGCCCCGACGCCGCTGCCGGGCCTGGCCCCCACCGCCACGCTGCCGGGCGAGATCGCGCCGGAAGCGGCCGAGGGCACGGTGCGCATCCTCGTCGATCTGAATATCCGCTCCGGGCCGGGGGTCAGTTATGACCGGGTGGGCTTTTTGCTGAAGGGCGACCGGGCGCAGGTCGTGGGGCGCGATCCGATCGGCGGCTGGTGGCAAATCGCCTGCCCGCCGGCGGTGGAGGGCCGGTCGTGCTGGGTTTCCGGCGGCTCGCAATTCACCTTGCTGGAGAGCGCCGAATAGGCCGGCTAAAAAGGATGCTCCCCCTGTCCTGCGAAACAGGGGGAGCTGCAGAGGGGGGATGTAGCCTGCGAGCAAGCGTTGGAATCATCCGGGCGCA is drawn from Candidatus Promineifilum breve and contains these coding sequences:
- a CDS encoding SH3 domain-containing protein — translated: MNDRAIARWGILILLLSSLACNAFAGRVDTLPPPPANPTPTATSAAPTPLPGLAPTATLPGEIAPEAAEGTVRILVDLNIRSGPGVSYDRVGFLLKGDRAQVVGRDPIGGWWQIACPPAVEGRSCWVSGGSQFTLLESAE